TGACCTCCCATTATTGGTCAAGCCATAACGCTCCGTAAGACCAAATATCTCCACAAGAGCGGATGGTGTTCGCTTATCAAGGATGCACCGAGCTGCAACCTCGAcaaacggagggactaactgtacgGGTCTaaatttggacgaccacgacCATTGATGAATACGACAAACGATGAGATCCTCGTAGCTCGATGTCCTGTGGAGGACGACAGACAAACGAACAGAGATTGCACAACTTTTACAGTAGTGTAGGTCCAATAGGGGGAATTAGGAATATTCCTTCGGATATTCCCCATAATATGACTTTTTAGGGTTCAGAATGGGTTTGTCCCTTATATATAGCGGGAAACAACCTTGTAAAGGGGGCTTTTCTTACCTTTCTAGCTAAGAACACTGACTGTAATATTTTCCTACTTAACGATTGACATCTTTAACGTTCGATCATTCATCAAAGAATATTATCCACTGTATTCACCTTACATATCTtttgttctagagattattatacttagctaagatttatccattcattttctttgattgatttgttcaaaaaggttacAATATTTTTTGAGTCAAACCGTTAGTGAGCAATAATGATTCAAATGTTATATCACCTAAAATGTTCAAAATGTGGTAAGAGAGATTTGTTGTAAGAGAAACTAATCTCTCCCTTCAATAGGTATACATAGGGCTCTAAGCTCCGGGAATAGAATATTAGCTGGTAATACTGCAAATagcttttaaataaataaatacatataaaaagaTTTAAGGGTAGAGTAACTAACGCGCCCGTAGTTGCAAAGAAGCACCAGTGCGCTCCACCTGTACTAagcaaaaacacaaaaaaaattcAACTTCAAAAAAGTTGAAGGTGCAAAACTTGACTACTCGACAAACACTTAAAAAGGCTTTCAGAGGGCAGACTGCACAGTCCAACCGTTTAAATAATCTAAAGAGCACATCTTCACATGACCTGTATCATCACGTTTTTGCTTGCACTTCTGACATCCAGATTAAAAAATAGAGTTAACCAGCCAGCAAAATGGATTTCAACAGAAAATTATGAAGTCAATGGCAAATCACAACTTTCCTCTAGACACACAGGTTGGCAAGTGAATCCGAAACGCACTGGCTCGACTTATCCGGATTTGTGTTGTGTAATGCTCACTAAAGGTAGACTCTTACTACCAAGAGTTTCTTCATTGTTAGAGCTCGAACCTAAGACCTTTGATTAAGAGAGGAGTAATCTCATCCATCCCTTGGTGGTAAATATGTATTAGCACAATTTGCTTTGCACATGCCGGCGGATCCCTAGTTCTTTTCGTTTTTCCTTTTAACGTAGCTTTCTTCTCTAACAGAATTTATAAGACCCATACATTTCAGATATCAGTCTAGGTTGTCTAGACTTGCTTCATTGCAGCAGAGGATATCAAGTACAATACATTtccttactacatagtattctccAAGATTAGTACAAAATTGCCAGTGATTTGAAGGCACTTCCAAGCATGAATAATATTCCTGTTCTATCATGACCATGGTACCTAACTAACCAATCAATCAATATTCTCTGTGCTATTCTCACGAGATTTTGGAATGCAGAATTTGGTTCATTATCAATTTGCTTTGCAAATATGCTGTTTTTGAAAGTCTGGACATGGGGATGGAACCAATAAACTACCAAGCCTTTGGAGCCAAAAGATACAGAGTTATTGCCTTCTTGGTCACATCTGTAAAAATAATCTCTGTCATCCCTTCCCTCTTTTGCAGCATTTCCAATTTCTTTGTTATGGTTAAACAAGCAAACCTTCGTCTCGTGATTAATCCAAGACAAGAACTTACATCGGTAAGATTAGTTTCGCATGACAGTGGCTCTGCGTTGCACCTTCACACCTTTCATGTACATGCTGACTGATACAGGAGGCCGACGGGGCAAAGGAGCTAACACAGGTCACCAAAGCCCTAGTAGCCCCAGGTGATACCAGGATCCCCTTGGATTCTCTTTGAGTTATTTACATATTTATTTAATGGATCACCTATTATGTGGAAAAAGTTATGTTTCACCAACTAAAATGACAGAATTATACGCTGGATTTGACTAGGAAACATCAAATGTGAACAAATAAAAGTATGCTTATTGGGGAGAAGCTGCTTAGAATAAGAAATATGCTATAAGAGAGAACATTATTCAGCTAGAACTCAAATAATTTCTAAACAAATCACTTTCACTATGCTTCAAATATTCTAATTATACAAGGAACCAGGGAAGTAAATGCATTGCTTACAACAGAATAATGGTGAAATCTCAAATCTAGACGTCAAACTGCTATCAAAATGGGCGTTCTTTGTTACTCATACGATTCTGAAGCAGGGGAAGCATTGTTGCAATTGCACAAGTCCCATGGTGAATTGTCAATTTCATCATAATTCAGATTGATGCATCTGGAATGCTAAGTAAGACACTCTCAATTGTCGCAATCTTCAAGCATTTAAATCCTTGTCTGCTTTTCTAATTGGGGCTATCGGCAGAGCTACATCATCTATTGCACCAGCTCCGTTTTCCATGCCTATTAGAGGATCAGATTCACCTTCCTTTGTCTGTATCATTTAAATGAAAGAAGAAGTGATGACGATAGTTGCATGACTTGTCAAGTTCTGTTTTATATGTCCAACAATGAAATAAAATGCATTTGATAGAACAAAAATATCACGTCATACCTGAAGTTGTACCGATACTTCTATAGCTTTTTTCTGACCTTCGCGGCTGCAATAATATGAATAGAGAACCATTCCTATCAAAGCAATGAGGATTCCAAGAATATTCCTCCAGTTGAATGGGTCATGAAGTAAGATATACCCAAAAGCTAATACTAGACAGGTTTTGAGATGGCCAAGGACTTGGTAGGTGACAGGGGATGTCTTTCCAATCACAAGGAATGTGCTAAAGTTAACAGAGACTGCGATCAAGCAGGAGAGGGCAATGAAAAcctgtaattataaaaatgaatcAGGTATGGGACCATACACATCAGAACAGCAAATGCATTGTCAAAGAAGGGTTTATAATGTTACCAGCACTTGTGGTGTATATCTGAAGGCAAATACATTTTGCTGAGTCAAAAACTTATCCAGAAATGGACCAGAGATGAACAAAGTCATGGCTTGGTACGGACTAGATTGATACAACAGTTGTGTTGAAGAAACCTTGAACTTCTTCTGGATGGTATTGGTCATCTGAACGAAGCTAATTAAGAAATAACTAGTAGAACATATTCATGGACCACGGCAAATATATGTCTTAAAAGACCTTCTTTCAAAGAGAACTGATTTACAAACTTTTCCATATCATGTTTTGATGCGAATAACATGGTGAAAAGCCATGAATGCCGAGACGATCAAAATTATTAATAAAATTGAAGGAAATGCAACTCCAAAAGACAGCAGGTACAGCAAAGCAAGTTATAAGTTCAAGGTCGGTTACATAGATAGCATTAAGATTTTGCATCTTACACCACATTAGAAGCTAAACATGAAAACTGATAGCATGAAGAATGCATCTCTCCGCTGTACCTAAGGGTGTGACCTAGCAATCAATGGAGCGGGGAGAGAACCATGAGGTTTCAGCTTAAATTCCGAGGAAAAAAACACTAGGTTATTTTTTCCCTTCTAAGACTTGGTGAGCAGAGTTACCCGGTACCTATACTGGTGGGAGGTAACAGGTACCATGTGGAATGAGTCGAGGTGCACACAAGCTGGCCGGTCACCGTCGtcatcacaaaaaataaaaaacgaaTGTATCCCTCACTAGTCCGCAGTTAAGTCAAAGACCTCTATTAAACGaaaatcaccatatctgatccttATGCAGGTTGACACAGTGTTCTTAAGAGGGAAAAGCACGAAAAAGTGACAATCTCCACGGGGCTTGAATGGGAAAGCAAGAAGTGAAGCACACAATCTACAAAAATTAAGAAACATTTAACATATATGAATATTTTTataacaaaaaaatgaaatataTATGAAAATCTTAGTACtataatgcttgcattagggtagactATCTACATCACATCCCTTAGGATGCAATTCTTCCCCGGACCCTGCGTATACGCGGGATGCcttgtgcaccgggctgcccgaCCCTTATGACTATCAACTTCTCAAAGTTGAGATTCAATGAACACACTTCTTCTCGTCGGGATCACTTCGTGTGTTATTGTTCGAAGGACATGACCTCACTCATGAAGTGATAACCCTTCGCTTAATATCGCTTCATCGCTTGAAATGTGAAAAATGAGTGCGAAAAGGAGTGCAAAACAATGAAAATGAGGAGTTAGCTACTTCAGAAGGATACAATTTGAGCAACACAAGTCGTAAGAATAGCAAGGAGTGACAAGATAGAGCCCAAGAAGTTCAGCTGTAGATCGGTTACAGTTGCAATTCCAACACCCAAAAGAAGAACGCAAAGAGAGAGTTGAATGCTCCGGCTGTAATAATGAAGAGAAGTTTCAAGTTAAATCACAAATAGAGAAAACGACGAATCTACCAAACCTAGCAGAAAATTGCATAGCAAAAACCAAATTCCATTAGTGTCAATATAACAAAACCATCAGTAGAAGCTAAAGCACCCTCGAACACCTCAAAACAATCAGTTGTTTGTTTATGGAAACATGATTCACTCTTTATTATGTTTGGCTGAGTTTGGTGGTTATAATCTGAGTTAACAGTTCCAAATCATGATGTCAAGACTGACAAGTGAATTAACTTATCCTGGTAGTTTATGCAACATTTGGTGTTATCCAGTTCATGTTTTAGCCAAAGTTGTAGTGTGAAGGAAAATgtagcaaatcaaagaaaatgcaTCAATCAAAATGTCTATTAACCTTTAACCCAATAGAATTGATCAAGCAacctgaatttttttttttgttgagaaaGATAAACTAACCTGAATTTCTTGCTGAGGAATAGTGTCTCTAATAGTACAGTGCATGGAATGATTGCAAGCTTCGTCATCTAGCACATTTAGAGATAAAGCTTGAGGTTCAGAATTCATTATGCAGAATGGACATTTATATTTGAAATAGAGATGAAGGTTGATGAAGGCAAAGAATGTACCTGATAAAAACCAACAGAATTGAAACCAAGGCTAAGGTTTAGCAAACCAATTGAAATTCCATTGAGAATACCAAATCCAACTACAGTTCTTGGATCAAAAGGTTTGTGTTCAAATAGCTTCATCCATAGCGCCACATGGAGGGAGCAAAAAGTGACCAGTAGATGCCAGCTTGTCAAAGTTGTAGCTGCCATAAAACAAAGTTTACTGAGTATATTATCATCTCCTCTCTATCTCAGACTTGGAATAAGTGAATTAAAACCTGTAACAGCCACTAAAGCCCAATTTGAAAATCTAGGTAAACAGTAAATCTTGACTCTTTAAGTGGTTCGAGCATTGAGTTTTGCAACCACAAAGTGATATTAAATGCAGTTTATAAGCTCAAGACTAAACATTCGTCGTAGCTATTAACTAACAAATCCAACCACAGATTTTATTGAAATACAATATTGACGGAGGATTTAACTTAGTTTTCACTCATCGGTGATTGATACAGCAACTGTCATGCCAGGATAACTTTTTATCTTACGAGAAACCAGAAACGGGTAATGCATGAGATAAAACAGAAGCATATTCAACTTCAGGCCTAGAGGTGGATCTAGGATTTAAACATTATGCAGAGTCGAGTTCGGATTCAACTACAACTCAATTGATTTACTGGGTTCGAATCCATTATTTGTACTTAGCTAATTTTTTAACACATGCATAGGGTCCGACCAAAGCTACTGGTTCGGATGTGCTCTGGATTGGAAAGCATATAGTCTGGCAGAAGCCATGGTATCAAATTAGCAGAAAATTAATCAATTATTCAATATTCATTCTGCGATTTTCAGAATCAAATATGACGAGCACCTTTTGGAAATTTTGATCAATTATAGGAAGCAGAACTTAACCAAATGTCGAAATTTAACTCACCAAAACGGAAACCTAAAGAGCTCATAAGCGCTTTATTGCATATCACAATCGATACTGACGAAACAACAGACAGAGACAAAGCTCCAATTGTCCCTAGCTGAAAACGCTTGTTCTCACTCATCCTTCCTTTCAGCTACAGCTGTCTGCTTCCGCTCTTTATCTAGATCCAACAACAAAACGAACATAAGTAATCAAATGAAAGAATCAGCCAATTtaccaaacaacaacaacaacaacaacaacaacaacccagtataatcccacaagtggggtttggggagggtaatatgtacgcagaccttaccccta
This sequence is a window from Nicotiana sylvestris chromosome 3, ASM39365v2, whole genome shotgun sequence. Protein-coding genes within it:
- the LOC104221823 gene encoding UDP-xylose transporter 3-like; this encodes MSENKRFQLGTIGALSLSVVSSVSIVICNKALMSSLGFRFATTLTSWHLLVTFCSLHVALWMKLFEHKPFDPRTVVGFGILNGISIGLLNLSLGFNSVGFYQMTKLAIIPCTVLLETLFLSKKFSRSIQLSLCVLLLGVGIATVTDLQLNFLGSILSLLAILTTCVAQIMTNTIQKKFKVSSTQLLYQSSPYQAMTLFISGPFLDKFLTQQNVFAFRYTPQVLVFIALSCLIAVSVNFSTFLVIGKTSPVTYQVLGHLKTCLVLAFGYILLHDPFNWRNILGILIALIGMVLYSYYCSREGQKKAIEVSVQLQTKEGESDPLIGMENGAGAIDDVALPIAPIRKADKDLNA